The following proteins are co-located in the Phragmites australis chromosome 10, lpPhrAust1.1, whole genome shotgun sequence genome:
- the LOC133930522 gene encoding potassium channel KOR1 — MGRGLGSKRRVAERDEQPVEEEEEYEVDVVRDHIASSRGSRLALFGSDLLSRRRRRRPLAGDAAGGGFFHDLVIHPDNKWYRLWTNFILVWAVYSSFFTPLEFGFFRGLPRNLFFLDIAGQIAFLIDIVLKFFVAYRDPDTYRIVCDPTAIALRYCKSSFIFDLLGCFPWDAIYKACGSKEEVRYLLWIRLTRSMKVTEFFWQLEKDIRVNYLFTRIVKLIVVELYCTHTAACIFYYLATTLPESMEGYTWIGSLQLGDYSYSHFREIDITKRYITSLYFAIVTMATVGYGDIHAVNVREMIFIMIYVSFDMILGAYLIGNMTALIVKGSRTERFRDKMKEVIRYMNRNKLGKEIREQIKGHLRLQYESSYTEASVLQDIPISIRAKISQTLYKPYVESIPLFKGCSAEFIQQIVIRLQEEFFLPGEVILEQGSAVDQLYFVCHGALEGVGIGEDGQEETLLMLEPESSFGEISVLCNIPQPYTVRVCELCRLLRLDKQSFTNILEIYFVDGRKILSNLSESNEYGGRIKQLESDITFHIGKQEAELTLRVNNAAFYGDLSQLKGLIRAGADPKNTDYDGRSPLHLAASRGYEDVVQFLVNEGVDINLTDQFGNTPLMEAVKQGHDRVASLLFGRGAKLSLSNAGSHLCTAVAKGDSDFIRRALAYGADPNCKDYDHRTPLHIAAAEGLYLIAKILVNAGASVFASDRWGTTPLDEGLKCGSRTLAALLEQARADELSKFPERGEEMRDKMHPRRCSVFPYHPWRAGTGEERRKEGVVLWIPHTIEGLVTSAQEKLDVPGPGSRLRLLCEDGARVLDVDMVNDGQKLYLVGGNDDEEDGE, encoded by the exons ATGGGGAGGGGGCTGGGGTCGAAGCGGAGGGTGGCAGAGAGGGACGAGCAGcccgtggaggaggaggaggagtacgAGGTGGACGTGGTGCGCGACCACATCGCCTCGTCCCGCGGCAGCCGCCTCGCGCTCTTCGGCTCCGACCTCctctcgcgccgccgccgcaggcggCCGCTCGCCGGGGACGCCGCAGGCGGCGGCTTCTTCCACGACCTCGTCATCCACCCGGACAACAA GTGGTATCGGTTATGGACCAATTTCATACTGGTTTGGGCGGTGTACAGCTCCTTCTTCACGCCCCTGGAGTTCGGCTTCTTCAGGGGGCTCCCAAGAAACCTGTTCTTCCTGGACATAGCTGGACAGATCGCGTTCCTTATCGACATTGTTCTGAAGTTCTTTGTCGCATACCGTGACCCCGACACGTACCGAATCGTCTGCGATCCCACCGCTATTGCCCTCCG GTATTGCAAGTCAAGCTTCATTTTTGATCTTCTTGGTTGCTTCCCATGGGATGCCATCTACAAG GCTTGTGGAAGTAAAGAAGAAGTACGATACCTGCTCTGGATTCGCTTGACACGGTCTATGAAGGTCACGGAGTTCTTCTGGCAATTGGAAAAGGACATACGTGTCAACTACCTTTTCACAAGGATAGTGAAACTCATAGTTGTGGAACTCTACTGTACACATACAGCAGCCTGCATCTTCTATTACCTGGCTACAACACTTCCTGAATCAATGGAAGGATATACATGGATAGGGAGTTTGCAGTTGGGGGACTACAGTTATTCGCATTTCAGGGAGATTGATATCACCAAGCGTTATATAACATCGTTATACTTCGCCATTGTCACCATGGCAACTGTCG GTTACGGTGACATTCATGCTGTCAATGTCAGGGAAATGATATTCATAATGATTTATGTCTCCTTTGATATGATTCTTGGAGCTTACCTTATTGGTAACATGACTGCGCTCATTGTGAAAGGCTCCAGGACTGAGCGATTTAGGGACAAGATGAAAGAAGTGATCAGGTATATGAACAGAAATAAACTTGGAAAGGAAATAAGAGAACAGATCAAAGGGCACTTGAGGTTACAGTACGAGAGCAGCTACACTGAAGCCTCCGTCCTTCAGGATATCCCAATTTCTATTCGCGCAAAG ATTTCGCAAACACTGTATAAGCCCTATGTCGAAAGCATTCCACTGTTCAAAGGATGTTCAGCAGAGTTCATTCAGCAGATT GTGATCAGGCTGCAAGAGGAGTTCTTCCTACCAGGAGAAGTTATTTTGGAGCAAGGAAGTGCAGTCGATCAGCTATACTTCGTCTGCCACGGTGCACTG GAAGGTGTTGGCATTGGTGAAGACGGCCAAGAAGAGACTCTCCTGATGCTGGAGCCAGAGAGTTCCTTCGGCGAAATCTCTGTCCTCTGCAACATCCCGCAGCCCTACACGGTCCGCGTCTGCGAGCTCTGCCGTCTCCTCCGGCTCGACAAGCAGTCGTTCACCAACATCCTGGAGATATACTTCGTCGACGGGAGGAAGATCCTGAGCAACCTCTCCGAG AGCAACGAGTACGGCGGGCGGATCAAGCAGCTGGAGTCGGACATCACGTTCCACATCGGGAAGCAGGAGGCGGAGCTCACCCTGCGGGTCAACAACGCCGCCTTCTACGGCGACCTGAGCCAGCTCAAAGGCCTGATCCGCGCGGGTGCCGATCCCAAGAACACCGACTACGACGGTCGGTCTCCTCTG CATCTTGCGGCTTCCAGAGGGTACGAGGACGTCGTGCAGTTCCTCGTCAACGAAGGCGTCGACATCAATCTCACCG ATCAATTTGGGAACACGCCTTTGATGGAGGCGGTGAAGCAGGGGCACGATCGGGTGGCGTCGCTGCTCTTCGGAAGGGGCGCCAAGCTGAGCCTCAGCAACGCCGGCAGCCACCTGTGCACGGCGGTCGCCAAGGGGGACTCGGACTTCATCCGCCGCGCCCTGGCCTACGGCGCCGACCCCAACTGCAAGGACTACGACCACCGCACCCCGCTCCacatcgccgccgccgagggCCTCTACCTCATCGCCAAGATACTCGTCAACGCCGGCGCCAGCGTCTTCGCTTCGGACAG ATGGGGCACGACCCCGCTGGACGAAGGGCTCAAGTGCGGCAGCAGGACGCTGGCGGCGCTGCTGGAGCAGGCGcgggccgacgagctctccaaGTTCCCCGAGCGCGGCGAGGAAATGAGAG ACAAGATGCACCCGCGGCGGTGCTCGGTGTTCCCGTACCACCCGTGGCGGGCGGGCACCGGCGAGGAGCGGCGGAAGGAGGGTGTGGTGCTGTGGATCCCGCACACCATCGAGGGCCTCGTCACGTCGGCGCAGGAGAAGCTCGACGTGCCGGGGCCGGGCTCGCGGCTGCGGCTGCTCTGCGAGGACGGGGCGAGGGTGCTCGACGTCGACATGGTCAATGACGGCCAGAAGTTGTACCTGGTCGGAGGcaacgacgacgaggaggatggCGAGTGA
- the LOC133930523 gene encoding pentatricopeptide repeat-containing protein At3g61520, mitochondrial-like yields MSSALRLAPAVHKLRPHCRFSSSFAAASPSTPTSSPTAASLLASLLSTNPPSVSTLSLLRSTPGLAADLYSLLAAPSHGLTPASLALLHSLPADHRLPPPSALLLSRLLARFPSPADASRFLRASLAAGAPAPDVSAFNSLLAALCRSRDLFGMNKLFASMRGASVRPDVVTHGILINGLCKAGRVGDALRVLDGMSAPSSDVRPDTIILNTVLDGLCKCGRLQEAVVFVEERMKRVHGCAPNTVTYNCLADAFCQVGDVAMACEVVGRMEREGVVPNVITINTIVGGFCRIGRIGAALEFFREKRTAWQDARGNAVTYSTLVGAFLHCNNVGMAMELFHEMVDQGHSPDAIMYFTMISGLTQAGRLEDACTVASSMKKAGFKLDTKAYNILIGGFCKKKRLREAYELLGEMKGAGLQPDVCTYNTLLSGLCKAGDFSAVDELLGKMIDEGCRPSVVTFGTLVHGYCKVGKIDEAFRIFRSMDESGIQPSTVIYNTLIDFLCKRRDADSAIKLFNEMSEKHVPANVTTYNALLKGLRDENMPEKAFELMDRMKEERCTPDFVTMDVLMEWLPDIGETYRLKHFMQQRDHSPFSRITT; encoded by the coding sequence ATGTCCTCAGCCCTGCGTCTCGCGCCCGCCGTCCACAAACTCCGACCTCACTgccgcttctcctcctccttcgctgCCGCCTCCCCATCCACCCCCACCTCCAGCCCGACCgcggcctccctcctcgcctccctcctctccaccaACCCCCCCTCCGTCTccaccctctccctcctccgctCCACGCCCGGCCTCGCCGCCGACCTCTACTCCCTACTCGCCGCGCCATCCCACGGCCTCACGCCCGCCTCCCTCGCGCTCCTCCACTCCCTCCCGGCCGACCACCGTCTCCCGCCTCCCTCCGCGCTGCTCCTCTCCAGGCTCCTCGCACGCTTCCCCTCCCCGGCCGATGCCTCCCGCTTCCTCCGCGCCTCCCTCGCCGCgggcgcgccggcgccggatGTCTCCGCCTTCAACTCCCTTCTCGCCGCGCTCTGCCGCTCCCGCGACCTTTTCGGCATGAACAAGCTATTCGCCTCCATGCGGGGTGCTTCCGTTCGGCCCGACGTTGTGACGCACGGGATACTCATCAACGGTCTCTGCAAGGCCGGCCGCGTCGGGGACGCACTTAGGGTGCTCGACGGAATGTCTGCTCCGAGCTCCGACGTCCGTCCGGACACGATCATTTTAAATACTGTATTGGACGGGCTTTGCAAGTGCGGGAGGCTCCAGGAAGCTGTTGTGTTCGTGGAGGAGCGGATGAAGCGCGTGCACGGGTGCGCACCCAACACGGTTACGTATAACTGCTTGGCCGATGCGTTTTGCCAGGTTGGGGATGTTGCCATGGCTTGCGAGGTGGTCGGGAGAATGGAGAGGGAGGGTGTGGTGCCGAACGTTATCACGATAAACACGATTGTTGGTGGCTTCTGCCGGATTGGGAGGATTGGAGCCGCGTTGGAGTTCTTCCGGGAGAAAAGGACAGCTTGGCAGGACGCCAGGGGCAATGCTGTGACCTATAGCACTTTGGTTGGGGCTTTCCTCCACTGCAACAACGTGGGCATGGCCATGGAGTTGTTCCATGAGATGGTGGACCAAGGGCATTCGCCAGATGCAATCATGTATTTCACCATGATATCGGGATTGACACAAGCAGGGCGGTTGGAGGATGCTTGCACCGTGGCGTCTTCGATGAAGAAGGCAGGGTTTAAGCTGGACACAAAGGCGTACAACATCTTGATTGGTGGATTTTGCAAGAAGAAAAGGTTGCGTGAGGCTTATGAGTTGCTCGGGGAGATGAAGGGAGCTGGTCTTCAGCCAGATGTTTGCACCTACAATACCTTGTTGTCTGGTTTGTGCAAAGCAGGAGATTTCTCGGCTGTGGATGAATTATTGGGGAAAATGATTGATGAAGGCTGTCGGCCTTCTGTGGTTACTTTCGGTACACTTGTACAtggatattgcaaagttggTAAAATTGATGAGGCTTTTAGGATTTTCAGGTCTATGGATGAGTCCGGGATTCAGCCCAGCACTGTGATATACAATACCCTCATTGACTTCCTCTGCAAGAGGAGAGATGCCGATTCAGCTATCAAGCTGTTTAATGAGATGAGTGAAAAGCATGTGCCTGCAAATGTAACAACCTACAACGCATTATTGAAGGGTCTTCGAGATGAGAACATGCCGGAAAAGGCCTTTGAACTTATGGACCGAATGAAGGAAGAGAGGTGCACTCCTGATTTTGTGACCATGGATGTTCTCATGGAATGGCTGCCTGACATCGGTGAAACATACAGATTAAAACATTTCATGCAGCAGAGGGATCATAGTCCATTCAGTAGGATAACCACGTGA